GCCCTCGCCATCGATCCGGCGTACGAGCCGGCGCTGCGGCTGCGGGCGCGCATGGGATGACGTCCCGACGACGGGGGCGCGCCGCGCACGCGGATCGGCTCACATTGCATCCCACTGCACTGCCAACGTGATCGACCGTCCCGGTGCAGCCACCGCCTGCCGGATCTCGTAGCGCTCGTCGGTGGCGTTGTCGACGCGCACCGTTGCGAGCAGCCCGGCGCCCAAACGGGCGTAGGCCGCCACGCCCAGCTCCGCGTGGGCCGCCAGCGTCGCGCCGCGGTCGACCTGATCATCTTCGTAACGCACGTGGGCACGCACGCCGCCGCGGCCGACCGCGGCCCCGAGTTCCAGCCACAGCCGGTGCTGCGGCAGGAAGTCCAGCGGCGTGCTGCCGAACCGGGGCGAGTACGCGTCCTGAAACGACCAGCTCGCAACCGCGCGCCATCGCCCGCGCGTGACCGTTGCCCGCGCATCGACGCCGCGCACAACCAGGTCGTCGACGTTGACCAGCTGCATCCGGTCGCCGTCGTAGCGAATCATCCCGTCGGTCGCGCGGACGAACCCGCCGACCCGCGCCGACAGCCCGTCGGCCGGCGCGAGCACCACCGCGAGTTCGGTGAAGGTCGCCATCTCCGGAGCGAGCTCCGCGTTGCCGATGTCCGTGCGGTAGCGCTCCCGGAGGGTCGGCACGCGCCCCTTGCGCGCGCCGGTCCACTCGAGGGTCAGCGGGCGCGCCGGCGTCCACGCGAGCGTCAGCTTGGCCTCGGGCCACGGCGCGTGGCCCAGGCCGATGGGGGTCGCGATCCCGGCGGCCCCGTCGACGCGCACGCCTCCGCGCTCGTACTGCGCCCCGGCCGCAACCTGCGCGACCGTCGACCGCCCCTGCCCCGCGACGGCACCGTCGAGGTCTTCCACTCGCGCTCCCTCGGTGTCCAGGTACGCCGCGCCCACGAGGTGCAACCACGGCGTCTGTGGGCGATTGACAACCAGTCCCGCGCCCGCGCGGTTGGCGTCGATGTGCTCGCCGCGGCGCACGTCGCTCAGCGACGCATCGGCGTAGTAGCGCGAGTCGCGCGCGAGCGCGTGCGCGTAGGCGCGCGCGTGAACGCGCAGCGACCCGGTGTCGATGTCGCCGGACGCGCCGGCGCGCGCCGCTGTCTCCCCGGCGACGACGAGGACGTCCGACGACGCATCGTCCCCCGGTGGCGGCACGAAGCTGCGCCGCTGCGCCGACAGGTCGACCGTGACGCGCCGCTCCAGTTCGCGGCGCCATTCGAACCGCAACGCGGCCGTGAGCGCGCGGCGGCGCTCGTCGAGTTGCTCGCGCGTGCCGTCCGGCATCGCCACGGCGTAGTCGCGCGCGCCGAGTGCGCCGGCCACCGATCCGCGGACTGCCCAGCCGCGGCCGAGACCGGCGCGCGCCGTGGCCGACGCAT
Above is a genomic segment from Deltaproteobacteria bacterium containing:
- a CDS encoding TonB-dependent receptor — its product is MTRWAAVVVWAVPAIAAAGTPAAGGDSDGESAVASRSTAPAGGEPTSSDESVPPIELAEEVVEVWGERPNKEFDRDTELRLTGEDLDQLGVVDLAEALEYVPELRVRALGRGGAQADIRGARKGAVKILIDGIPVDEPYYGTFDLSSIPVTDIEQIRVATSPSSPIDGAGGPGGVVEVHTRDAVGARMLRARGQGTMATAADASATARAGLGRGWAVRGSVAGALGARDYAVAMPDGTREQLDERRRALTAALRFEWRRELERRVTVDLSAQRRSFVPPPGDDASSDVLVVAGETAARAGASGDIDTGSLRVHARAYAHALARDSRYYADASLSDVRRGEHIDANRAGAGLVVNRPQTPWLHLVGAAYLDTEGARVEDLDGAVAGQGRSTVAQVAAGAQYERGGVRVDGAAGIATPIGLGHAPWPEAKLTLAWTPARPLTLEWTGARKGRVPTLRERYRTDIGNAELAPEMATFTELAVVLAPADGLSARVGGFVRATDGMIRYDGDRMQLVNVDDLVVRGVDARATVTRGRWRAVASWSFQDAYSPRFGSTPLDFLPQHRLWLELGAAVGRGGVRAHVRYEDDQVDRGATLAAHAELGVAAYARLGAGLLATVRVDNATDERYEIRQAVAAPGRSITLAVQWDAM